From Triticum aestivum cultivar Chinese Spring unplaced genomic scaffold, IWGSC CS RefSeq v2.1 scaffold10784, whole genome shotgun sequence, one genomic window encodes:
- the LOC123172391 gene encoding uncharacterized protein, with protein sequence MTRHRRSRSVLAILENDDLLWEILLRLPSQPSSLLRASIVCKRWRRLAAYPKFLRQFYQHHRKPPLLGFFEYRDGIMFTPVLDPHDRIPLVRFDLLRYGGHHDDDSVLRFPIENYVLGCRHGLVLIGDHLRREVIVCDPITGKQCPVAVPLELQREWFNGAVLCAARDQGHVHGTCHSSPFKVVLVSMYREYRSIYGSPIARVYSSETNTWSGLISIEASRNNCVYFGPSTLVGSVLYWPSHNWGDKILEFDLDTQNLTVIKGPPGVNYSDNFQIIQAEDGAVGIAVLSYNTLPLWQRMVNNRGDAIWLSCKIVPLHNLINIPPRTGRKRECLGLVGYDEATDVIFLGTHDSVYMVQRNSMQTRKLNVTHSLYRCYPFTSFYPPGTTISGGTNEAEILHNM encoded by the exons ATGACCCGCcaccgccgcagccgctccgtGCTGGCCATACTGGAAAACGACGATCTCCTCTGGGAGATACTCCTCCGCCTCCCGTCGCAGCCGTCCTCCCTCCTGCGTGCCTCCATCGTTTGTAAGCGGTGGCGGCGCCTCGCCGCTTATCCCAAGTTCCTCCGCCAGTTCTATCAGCATCATCGGAAGCCGCCCCTCCTTGGCTTCTTTGAGTACCGCGATGGCATCATGTTCACTCCAGTCCTGGACCCTCACGACCGTATCCCTCTCGTGCGCTTCGACCTTCTACGATATGGCGGCCACCACGACGATGACAGCGTGCTCCGCTTCCCCATAGAGAACTATGTGCTCGGGTGCCGCCACGGCCTTGTTCTCATTGGAGACCATTTGCGGAGAGAGGTCATTGTGTGTGACCCCATCACCGGCAAACAGTGCCCTGTGGCCGTCCCTTTGGAGTTACAGAGGGAGTGGTTCAACGGGGCCGTGCTCTGCGCTGCCCGCGATCAGGGCCACGTACACGGCACATGTCATTCGAGCCCCTTTAAGGTGGTTTTGGTGTCCATGTACAGAGAATACAGATCTATTTATGGCTCGCCCATCGCCCGTGTTTATTCCTCGGAGACTAATACATGGAGTGGTCTCATCTCTATAGAGGCTTCACGTAATAACTGTGTTTATTTTGGTCCTAGCACCCTTGTTGGTAGTGTCCTTTACTGGCCTTCACACAATTGGGGCGACAAGATACTTGAGTTTGATTTGGACACGCAGAACCTTACCGTGATAAAGGGGCCTCCTGGTGTGAATTATTCCGACAATTTCCAAATCATCCAGGCAGAAGATGGCGCCGTTGGTATTGCTGTGTTGTCTTACAATACCCTTCCACTATGGCAGCGAATGGTCAATAATCGAGGTGATGCCATATGGTTGTCGTGCAAGATTGTTCCATTGCATAACCTTATTAACATCCCTCCTCGAACTGGGAGAAAGAGGGAATGTCTTGGATTGGTGGGGTATGATGAGGCTACCGATGTAATCTTTTTAGGTACCCACGACAGTGTCTATATGGTTCAACGCAACTCAATGCAAACCAGGAAACTAAATGTGACCCATTCTCTATATCGCTGTTATCCATTCACGAGTTTCTACCCACCAG GCACAACTATTTCTGGTGGAACTAATGAAGCAGAAATATTGCACAATATGTAG